The Metabacillus sediminilitoris genome window below encodes:
- a CDS encoding pyruvate, water dikinase regulatory protein, whose amino-acid sequence MSYRLMYVVSDSVGETAELVVKAAASQFNGASANTKIKRIPYVEDKGTIIEVISLAKKEQAIICFTLVVPELRDFLIEEATKQGVVYYDIIGPLIDKMETSYGITAKYEPGRVRKLDDDYFKKVEAIEFAVKYDDGRDPRGILKADIVLIGVSRTSKTPLSQYLAHKRFKVANVPIVPEVEPPEELYKVSAQKCIGLRISPDKLNHIRRERLKSLGLNDEAFYANIDRIKEELDYFDKIVEKIGCHVVDVSNKAVEETANIIANFMNKQN is encoded by the coding sequence ATGAGTTACCGATTGATGTATGTTGTTTCAGATTCTGTGGGCGAAACTGCTGAGCTAGTTGTCAAAGCAGCTGCTAGTCAATTTAATGGAGCTTCAGCAAATACAAAAATTAAACGAATTCCATATGTAGAAGATAAGGGTACCATTATAGAAGTAATATCATTAGCAAAAAAGGAACAAGCAATTATTTGCTTTACACTTGTCGTGCCGGAGCTAAGAGACTTCTTAATTGAAGAAGCGACTAAACAAGGGGTCGTATATTACGATATCATCGGACCGTTAATTGATAAAATGGAAACATCCTATGGAATTACGGCTAAATATGAACCTGGCAGAGTTCGCAAACTTGATGATGATTACTTCAAAAAGGTTGAAGCAATTGAGTTTGCCGTTAAATATGATGATGGACGCGATCCACGGGGAATATTAAAAGCTGATATTGTATTAATTGGTGTGTCAAGAACATCAAAAACACCTTTGTCTCAATATCTGGCACATAAACGCTTTAAAGTCGCTAATGTACCAATTGTTCCAGAGGTTGAGCCACCTGAGGAATTATATAAGGTTTCTGCACAAAAGTGTATTGGATTAAGGATTAGCCCAGATAAACTCAATCATATTCGCAGAGAAAGATTAAAATCATTGGGTCTAAATGATGAAGCGTTTTATGCAAATATTGATCGAATAAAAGAAGAGCTGGATTATTTTGATAAGATTGTTGAAAAAATCGGCTGCCATGTTGTTGATGTTTCCAATAAAGCTGTAGAGGAAACAGCTAATATTATTGCAAATTTCATGAATAAACAAAATTAA
- a CDS encoding helix-turn-helix transcriptional regulator, whose protein sequence is MSKIELNKRQEQIVEIVKENGPITGEQIADHLHLTRATLRPDLAILTMAGFLEARPRVGYYYTGKQDTQLLAEELKKLQVKDHQSIPIVVSVNVSVYDAICTMFLEDVGTLFVVDDQTYLVGVLSRKDLLRASLGKQDLTSIPVNIIMTRMPNITTCRQDDLIVDVANALIDKQIDALPVVKDTGNGFEVIGRITKTNMTKILVSFANDV, encoded by the coding sequence GTGAGTAAAATCGAGCTCAATAAACGGCAAGAACAAATTGTAGAAATTGTAAAAGAAAATGGTCCAATTACAGGGGAACAAATTGCTGATCATCTTCATTTAACAAGAGCAACGCTTCGGCCTGATTTAGCTATTTTAACAATGGCTGGCTTTTTAGAAGCTAGACCACGTGTTGGTTATTACTATACCGGCAAACAAGATACGCAGCTTTTAGCAGAAGAGCTAAAAAAACTACAAGTTAAGGATCATCAATCCATTCCAATTGTAGTAAGTGTAAATGTTTCTGTGTATGATGCAATTTGTACCATGTTTTTAGAAGATGTAGGGACATTGTTTGTAGTTGATGATCAAACTTACTTAGTCGGTGTACTCTCACGAAAAGATTTATTACGAGCTAGTTTAGGTAAGCAAGATCTTACTTCGATTCCTGTAAATATTATTATGACGAGAATGCCTAACATTACTACTTGTCGACAAGATGATCTCATTGTTGATGTTGCAAATGCTCTCATTGATAAGCAAATTGATGCATTACCAGTTGTTAAAGACACAGGTAATGGATTTGAAGTAATAGGGAGAATAACAAAGACAAACATGACAAAAATCTTAGTAAGTTTTGCTAATGATGTATGA
- a CDS encoding YaiI/YqxD family protein: MKIYVDADACPVKQEIMDIASNHNIDVIFVASYNHTSTNTYGGKWIFVDTGKEEADLYIVNHVQKNDLVISQDIGLAGLLLKKGVIVITPRGKQYTEANIDTALQFRYLSAMERRSGKYTKGPKKFTEEDTINFITSLKKNLSNDAGDSN, from the coding sequence ATGAAAATATATGTCGATGCGGATGCTTGTCCTGTTAAACAAGAAATAATGGATATAGCTAGCAACCACAACATTGATGTTATCTTTGTTGCCTCTTATAACCATACATCCACTAATACATATGGAGGTAAATGGATCTTTGTTGATACTGGAAAGGAAGAGGCTGATTTATACATAGTCAACCATGTTCAAAAAAATGATCTAGTTATTTCGCAGGATATAGGATTAGCTGGTCTGTTGTTAAAAAAAGGGGTTATTGTCATCACTCCTAGGGGAAAACAATATACAGAAGCTAATATTGATACAGCACTTCAATTCAGATATTTATCAGCAATGGAAAGGCGAAGTGGCAAGTATACAAAAGGTCCTAAAAAATTCACGGAAGAGGATACTATAAATTTTATCACATCATTGAAAAAAAATTTGTCGAATGATGCAGGAGATTCTAATTAA